In Capsicum annuum cultivar UCD-10X-F1 chromosome 11, UCD10Xv1.1, whole genome shotgun sequence, one genomic interval encodes:
- the LOC107847141 gene encoding uncharacterized protein LOC107847141 encodes MKKLGEKKAKKDKRKEALVSKKKGSNSAGVEVPAKRRILVEVILRDKLPKDSFRVEYVTGIAQQDSESLDCGVFVVVYTEYLSERLGILSLGIDAQYHRMRYVTLLCKYGSVKVEKGYFSENDD; translated from the exons ATGAAGAAATTGGGGGAAAAGAAGGCCAAGAAGGATAAGAGAAAAGAAGCTCTTGTTTCTAAGAAAAAAGGATCTAACAGTGCCGGAGTTGAAGTTCCCGCTAAGAGAAGAATATTGGTTGAAGTTATTTTAAGAGATAAGCTTCCAAAG gatTCATTCCGAGTGGAATATGTTACCGGGATAGCACAACAAGATAGTGAAAGTTT GGATTGTGGTGTATTTGTAGTTGTCTATACCGAGTACCTGAGCGAGAGATTAGGCATTCTCTCATTGGGTATTGATGCTCAATACCATCGCATGAGATATGTCACTCTTTTGTGCAAGTATGGCTCTGTAAAGGTGGAGAAAGGATACTTTAGTGAGAATGACGACTAA